A window of Longispora fulva contains these coding sequences:
- a CDS encoding UbiA prenyltransferase family protein, translated as MSSSSSSSAVLQLPGDPPRVRLATDLLALIRPAQWPKNILVVPLALIDAPAWHLAGLARLAWAVAVFVVASALVYVVNDIADRHRDRGHPRKRDRPVASGRVPVPVAWGFAGAVGTGLAALLALHPTLAWPVLVYLALNVAYSAKLKHLPLLDVFVVSAGFLLRMALGYVALDVRYSGWLLVSVFTLCLLLSLGKRRYELVVASRSHRPSLSGYSLPLIDNLLLLNAGLTGMAFLLYMRDEAPLGSHGPLAMLASVPFALFGLFRYLQGVLVRQSEGDPVRALLRDRVLVVNSLLWGVLLAGFLVAARYPELLS; from the coding sequence GTGTCGTCAAGTTCCTCTTCTAGCGCCGTCCTCCAGCTGCCGGGCGACCCGCCACGGGTCCGGCTCGCCACGGACCTCCTCGCCCTGATCCGCCCCGCCCAGTGGCCGAAGAACATCCTCGTCGTGCCCCTGGCCCTCATCGACGCGCCCGCCTGGCACCTCGCCGGACTCGCCCGGCTGGCCTGGGCCGTCGCCGTGTTCGTGGTCGCCTCGGCACTCGTCTACGTCGTCAACGACATCGCCGACCGGCACCGCGACCGGGGACACCCGCGCAAACGGGACCGGCCGGTGGCGTCGGGGCGGGTCCCCGTACCCGTCGCGTGGGGTTTCGCCGGGGCCGTCGGCACCGGACTGGCGGCACTGCTCGCACTCCATCCGACCCTGGCCTGGCCCGTCCTCGTCTACCTCGCCCTCAACGTCGCCTACAGCGCCAAGCTCAAACACCTGCCCCTGCTCGACGTGTTCGTCGTCTCCGCCGGCTTCCTGCTCCGGATGGCCCTGGGCTACGTCGCCCTCGACGTGCGCTACTCCGGCTGGCTGCTCGTCTCCGTCTTCACGCTGTGCCTGCTGCTCAGCCTGGGCAAACGCCGCTACGAACTCGTCGTCGCCAGCCGGAGCCACCGACCGTCCCTCAGCGGGTACTCCCTGCCCCTGATCGACAACCTGCTCCTCCTCAACGCCGGACTCACCGGCATGGCGTTCCTGCTCTACATGCGCGACGAGGCCCCGCTCGGGTCGCACGGCCCCCTCGCGATGCTCGCGTCGGTGCCGTTCGCGCTGTTCGGACTGTTCCGCTACCTCCAGGGCGTGCTCGTCCGGCAGTCGGAGGGCGACCCCGTGCGGGCGCTGCTCCGCGACCGGGTGCTCGTCGTCAACTCGCTGCTGTGGGGCGTGCTGCTCGCCGGCTTCCTCGTGGCCGCCCGCTATCCGGAGCTGCTGTCGTGA
- a CDS encoding NAD-dependent epimerase/dehydratase family protein has translation MVARILVTGAAGMLGSHLVQRLVADGYDVVGLDLRPADDPALKHVVGDIRDTALLQRLLEEARVDAVVHCAAALPSYPAEQIRSIVVDGSTAVLEAAHAARVDRFVYISSTAVYGLPTVVPTPEDYPYLPVDPYSRAKAEAERVALSYRDKGMLLPVLRPKTFLGPGRMGLFSMLFEWAEEGHNFPVLGRGDVRIQMFDLADLVDAVVTVLRAPDETANDTYNVGAAEFGTLREDFQAVLDAAGHGRRVVSLPARPALAALSLLEKSKLSPVYGRLLHKLMADSYVSIDKARDRLGFSPKYSNSDAILRTYDWWREQRTEIRPRGNGRTSRDPWKQGALGVVKFLF, from the coding sequence GTGGTAGCCCGGATCCTGGTCACCGGCGCGGCCGGCATGCTCGGCTCGCACCTCGTCCAACGCCTGGTCGCCGACGGCTACGACGTGGTCGGCCTGGACCTCCGCCCCGCCGACGACCCGGCCCTCAAGCACGTGGTCGGCGACATCCGGGACACCGCCCTGCTGCAACGGCTGCTGGAGGAGGCCCGGGTCGACGCGGTCGTGCACTGCGCGGCGGCCCTGCCCAGCTATCCGGCCGAGCAGATCCGCTCCATCGTGGTCGACGGCTCCACGGCCGTCCTCGAGGCCGCGCACGCCGCGCGGGTCGACCGCTTCGTCTACATCTCCTCCACGGCGGTGTACGGCCTGCCCACCGTCGTGCCCACCCCCGAGGACTACCCCTACCTCCCCGTCGACCCCTACAGCCGGGCCAAGGCCGAGGCCGAACGGGTCGCACTGTCCTATCGCGACAAAGGGATGCTGCTGCCGGTCCTGCGCCCCAAGACCTTCCTCGGCCCCGGCCGGATGGGCCTGTTCTCGATGCTGTTCGAGTGGGCGGAGGAGGGGCACAACTTCCCCGTCCTCGGCAGGGGCGACGTCCGGATCCAGATGTTCGACCTCGCCGACCTGGTCGACGCGGTCGTCACCGTGCTCCGCGCGCCCGACGAGACCGCCAACGACACCTACAACGTGGGGGCCGCCGAGTTCGGCACCCTGCGGGAGGACTTCCAGGCCGTCCTCGACGCCGCCGGGCACGGCAGGCGCGTCGTGTCCCTGCCGGCCCGCCCGGCGCTGGCGGCCCTGTCGCTGCTGGAGAAGTCGAAACTCTCACCGGTGTACGGCCGGCTGCTGCACAAGCTGATGGCCGACTCGTACGTGAGCATCGACAAGGCCCGCGACCGGCTGGGCTTCTCCCCGAAGTACTCCAACTCCGACGCGATCCTGCGCACCTACGACTGGTGGCGGGAACAGCGCACGGAGATCAGGCCGCGCGGAAATGGCCGCACCAGTCGAGATCCGTGGAAGCAGGGGGCCCTCGGTGTCGTCAAGTTCCTCTTCTAG
- a CDS encoding aspartate aminotransferase family protein, protein MTSFGFGRELVDHAEGAYLHLRDGRKVLDFTGGVGVLNHGHNHPRILAARRRFGENKRMEVHKTYFSPYLAALGHNLAQLLPGDLSMSFFPNSGAEAVEGAVKLAYKYHRGKRNTILRSDISFHGKLLGSGSLTGSAQNTFAFPGIPGVQVFTYGDLASVEALVAAHKGDIYALLIEPFSASTIRWCTEEFLRGVREICTRENIVLVFDEIYTGWGKTGSLFYFMRYPGLVPDVVTTSKSFGGGKSSISAFVAREPVFRKAYDNLNDSLVQSTSTTYYGFGEECATAIEAINVVVEDDYPARARDLERVLKPGLERIAKAHPDSVSSVAGAGALWGVFLDGGPRLLDLVAKLVPGGIAKDPQFRTKFITTSVINALYTDHDIFTYYTLNGKNPLVVAPPLIATPAEAERFVDALDATLSQGLAKLVRRFVTQKVGSLW, encoded by the coding sequence ATGACGTCCTTCGGCTTCGGCCGGGAGCTCGTGGACCACGCGGAGGGCGCGTACCTGCACCTGCGCGACGGCCGGAAGGTGCTCGACTTCACCGGGGGCGTGGGGGTGCTCAACCACGGGCACAACCATCCCCGGATCCTGGCCGCCCGGCGGCGCTTCGGGGAGAACAAGCGGATGGAGGTACACAAGACCTACTTCTCGCCGTATCTCGCCGCGCTCGGGCACAACCTCGCCCAGCTGCTGCCCGGGGACCTGAGCATGTCGTTCTTCCCGAACTCGGGGGCCGAGGCGGTGGAGGGGGCGGTGAAGCTGGCGTACAAGTACCACCGCGGGAAGCGGAACACGATCCTGCGCTCCGACATCAGCTTCCACGGCAAGCTGCTCGGCTCCGGTTCGCTGACCGGCTCGGCCCAGAACACGTTCGCCTTCCCGGGCATCCCGGGCGTCCAGGTGTTCACCTACGGCGACCTGGCCTCCGTCGAAGCACTGGTGGCCGCGCACAAGGGCGACATCTACGCGCTGCTCATCGAGCCGTTCAGCGCCTCGACGATCCGGTGGTGCACGGAGGAGTTCCTGCGCGGGGTGCGCGAGATCTGCACCCGGGAGAACATCGTGCTGGTCTTCGACGAGATCTACACCGGCTGGGGGAAGACCGGCAGCCTGTTCTACTTCATGCGGTACCCGGGACTCGTCCCCGACGTCGTCACCACCTCCAAGTCCTTCGGCGGCGGCAAGTCCTCCATCTCGGCGTTCGTCGCCCGCGAACCGGTGTTCCGCAAGGCCTACGACAACCTCAACGACTCCCTCGTCCAGTCCACCTCCACCACGTACTACGGCTTCGGCGAGGAGTGCGCCACGGCCATCGAGGCGATCAACGTCGTGGTCGAGGACGACTACCCGGCCCGCGCCCGCGACCTCGAACGGGTCCTCAAGCCCGGCCTCGAACGGATCGCCAAGGCCCACCCCGACAGCGTCTCCTCCGTCGCGGGAGCGGGCGCGCTGTGGGGCGTGTTCCTCGACGGCGGCCCGAGGCTCCTGGACCTGGTCGCCAAGCTCGTGCCGGGCGGGATCGCCAAGGACCCGCAGTTCCGGACGAAGTTCATCACCACCTCGGTGATCAATGCGCTGTACACCGATCACGACATCTTCACCTACTACACCCTGAACGGGAAGAACCCGCTGGTCGTGGCCCCGCCGCTGATCGCGACGCCGGCCGAGGCCGAACGGTTCGTCGACGCGCTCGACGCGACCCTGTCCCAGGGCCTGGCCAAGCTCGTCCGCCGGTTCGTCACCCAGAAGGTGGGTTCGCTGTGGTAG
- a CDS encoding glycosyltransferase family 4 protein: MSSKRFDLAVVLNYYAPYVSGLTEAARLLAEGFAARGRRVAVVCQRHDPALPRHEVISGVHVFRAPVSFGISRGLISAGFPTLAARIVRESEVVHLHLPMLEAGAISHLVGRTPILTTYHLDLWLPDGLVSSAASAATDLSARIALRRSAAVVVNSDDQARHSRILPALQRSGWHAIPAPSVDRRGGAPSLRETGGLHVGFMGRVAEEKGIEYLVTAFRRLPDPDARLLIAGDYENIAGGSVIDRVRAAAGDDGRVRILGLLRGRAIDDFYASIDLFALPSLYESFGIVQAEAMIAGVPVIAADVAGGRVPIQLTGFGLLIPPQDPDAIVAAIETLRATPPERRAELSDRALALFGVDAGLDAYERLIDKIRSN; the protein is encoded by the coding sequence GTGTCGTCGAAGCGGTTTGACCTCGCCGTCGTCCTGAACTACTACGCCCCCTACGTCAGCGGCCTGACCGAGGCCGCCCGGCTGCTCGCCGAGGGCTTCGCCGCCCGGGGCCGCCGGGTGGCCGTCGTCTGCCAGCGGCACGACCCCGCCCTGCCCCGGCACGAGGTGATCAGCGGCGTGCACGTCTTCCGCGCCCCGGTCAGCTTCGGGATCAGCCGGGGCCTGATCAGCGCCGGGTTCCCCACCCTCGCCGCCCGGATCGTCCGCGAGTCCGAGGTGGTGCACCTGCACCTGCCGATGCTGGAGGCAGGTGCGATCTCGCACCTGGTGGGCCGGACCCCGATCCTCACCACCTACCACCTGGACCTGTGGCTCCCCGACGGCCTGGTGTCCTCGGCCGCGTCGGCCGCCACCGACCTGTCCGCCCGGATCGCGCTGCGCCGCTCGGCGGCCGTCGTGGTCAACAGCGACGACCAGGCGCGCCACTCGCGGATCCTGCCGGCGCTGCAACGCTCCGGCTGGCACGCGATCCCCGCGCCCAGTGTGGACCGGCGGGGCGGCGCGCCGTCGCTGCGGGAGACCGGGGGGCTGCATGTCGGGTTCATGGGCAGGGTCGCCGAGGAGAAGGGGATCGAGTACCTGGTCACGGCGTTCCGTCGGCTGCCGGACCCCGACGCGCGGCTGCTGATCGCCGGGGACTACGAGAACATCGCCGGCGGCAGCGTGATCGACCGGGTGCGCGCGGCGGCCGGCGACGACGGCCGGGTCCGGATCCTCGGGCTGCTGCGCGGGCGGGCCATCGACGACTTCTACGCGTCGATCGACCTGTTCGCCCTGCCCAGCCTGTACGAGTCCTTCGGCATCGTCCAGGCCGAAGCCATGATCGCCGGCGTGCCCGTGATCGCCGCGGACGTGGCCGGCGGCCGGGTGCCGATCCAGCTCACCGGCTTCGGGCTGCTCATCCCGCCTCAGGACCCCGACGCGATCGTCGCGGCCATCGAAACCCTGCGCGCCACCCCGCCGGAACGGCGCGCCGAACTGTCTGACCGGGCCCTGGCCCTCTTCGGGGTCGACGCCGGCCTCGACGCGTACGAACGCCTCATCGACAAGATCAGGAGCAACTGA
- a CDS encoding lysylphosphatidylglycerol synthase domain-containing protein, with the protein MTGQDAAGPARNTVAEGRGAWGRVLRAGVTVVVLGAVGFALWSALREDGPRVLDLFGRPGAAPLLLAACAANIAGLVLGMASWRALLADRIGPAAGARIFFLGQLSKYVPGRVWGVLTHVGLGRRLGVPASRMVGAYVVSLGVTTLTGAAVGLLVGPAVLGRHAFWLLGPAALVVACVVRPGILHGALVRAARLLRREEPAPAPGTRKALVVATVSWLVSGLHLWALLLLCGADPVAGLPVGVGAFALATVAGSLALILPDGWGVRELVLMAALATVVPWSVAGVVAVASRLVCVLCEVLTSLTALGWARLANT; encoded by the coding sequence ATGACCGGCCAGGATGCGGCGGGTCCCGCGCGGAACACGGTCGCGGAAGGCCGTGGGGCGTGGGGCCGGGTGCTGCGGGCGGGCGTCACCGTCGTCGTGCTCGGCGCGGTCGGGTTCGCGCTCTGGTCGGCGCTGCGCGAGGACGGCCCCCGGGTGCTCGACCTGTTCGGCCGGCCCGGGGCCGCCCCGCTGCTGCTCGCCGCGTGCGCCGCGAACATCGCCGGCCTCGTGCTCGGGATGGCCTCCTGGCGGGCCCTGCTCGCCGACCGGATCGGGCCGGCGGCCGGCGCGCGGATCTTCTTCCTCGGGCAGTTGAGCAAGTACGTGCCCGGCCGGGTGTGGGGCGTCCTCACCCACGTCGGGCTCGGAAGACGCCTCGGCGTGCCGGCGTCCCGGATGGTCGGCGCGTACGTCGTCAGCCTCGGGGTCACCACCCTGACCGGGGCCGCCGTCGGACTGCTCGTCGGGCCGGCCGTCCTGGGCCGGCACGCGTTCTGGCTGCTCGGGCCCGCCGCGCTGGTCGTGGCCTGTGTGGTCCGGCCGGGGATCCTGCACGGGGCGCTGGTCCGGGCGGCCCGGCTGCTGCGGCGCGAGGAGCCGGCGCCGGCACCCGGTACCCGGAAGGCGTTGGTGGTCGCCACGGTCTCCTGGCTGGTGTCCGGGCTGCACCTGTGGGCGCTGCTCCTGCTGTGCGGCGCGGACCCGGTCGCCGGGCTGCCGGTCGGGGTCGGGGCGTTCGCGCTGGCGACGGTCGCCGGCAGCCTCGCCCTGATCCTCCCGGACGGCTGGGGGGTGCGCGAACTCGTGCTGATGGCGGCCCTCGCCACTGTCGTGCCGTGGTCCGTCGCCGGGGTGGTCGCCGTCGCCAGCCGCCTGGTCTGCGTGCTGTGCGAGGTGCTGACGTCCCTGACCGCCCTGGGCTGGGCCCGCCTCGCCAATACCTGA
- a CDS encoding glycosyltransferase family 2 protein translates to MKTVSVVIPNYNYAKTLALCLDSVYAQTHPPAEVIVVDDGSTDGSRDVIGRYPCTLLESPGNQGVSAARNRGVAASSGEVLFFLDSDEALAPDALANAVAFLDADPGLGCVHGILADTPLVEDGLVEHYKVLHSHFWRARGVGETATAFFAQAAVPRAVFDEVGPFDERLRDSEDLEYSERLAARYRILLTDRVVAYHDDEDRLGPLLREQFRRSQQLVPTVLAARRQRSAGLKANRPLGILAVGMALVTLPLAGTGFWAVPLGFVALFVLADVGLARFVAGRKGPLFLGFFLVLHLLTHVALVAGAVVGAVRWAAPKPSPTPVRS, encoded by the coding sequence GTGAAGACCGTTTCGGTGGTGATCCCGAACTACAACTACGCGAAGACCCTCGCGCTGTGCCTGGACTCGGTGTACGCCCAGACCCACCCGCCCGCCGAGGTGATCGTGGTGGACGACGGCAGTACGGACGGCTCGCGGGACGTCATCGGCCGCTACCCGTGCACGCTGCTGGAGAGCCCCGGCAACCAGGGCGTGTCCGCCGCCCGGAACCGGGGGGTGGCCGCCAGTTCCGGCGAGGTGCTGTTCTTCCTCGACTCCGACGAGGCCCTGGCCCCCGACGCGCTGGCCAACGCCGTCGCGTTTCTCGACGCCGACCCCGGCCTGGGCTGCGTGCACGGCATCCTCGCCGACACGCCACTCGTCGAGGACGGCCTGGTGGAGCACTACAAGGTGCTGCACTCGCACTTCTGGCGGGCCCGGGGCGTGGGGGAGACGGCCACAGCCTTCTTCGCCCAGGCCGCCGTGCCGCGCGCCGTGTTCGACGAGGTCGGGCCGTTCGACGAGCGGCTGCGCGACTCGGAGGACCTGGAGTACAGCGAGCGGCTCGCCGCCCGGTACCGGATCCTGCTCACCGACCGGGTCGTCGCCTACCACGACGACGAGGACCGGCTGGGCCCGCTGCTGCGCGAGCAGTTCCGCCGCTCCCAGCAGCTCGTGCCGACCGTCCTGGCCGCCCGCCGGCAGCGTTCCGCCGGGCTGAAGGCCAACCGTCCGCTGGGGATTCTCGCCGTCGGGATGGCCCTGGTCACGCTGCCGTTGGCGGGCACGGGGTTCTGGGCGGTGCCGCTGGGATTCGTGGCGTTGTTCGTGCTCGCCGACGTGGGGCTCGCCCGGTTCGTCGCCGGGCGGAAGGGGCCACTGTTCCTGGGGTTCTTCCTCGTTTTGCACCTGCTCACCCATGTGGCCCTGGTCGCGGGGGCCGTGGTCGGGGCGGTCCGGTGGGCCGCGCCGAAGCCGAGCCCGACCCCGGTGCGGTCATGA
- a CDS encoding peptide deformylase, giving the protein MALAKSDRSWISGLAGEGIVTLGDPRLKAQTVGVADVDDVAELLTILVERLRSLNGAGLSAPQIGASVKVTVVEVRKTDVFPDRPEFPLLQMVNPVIVARSQTSITDWEGCFVVPGLMGLVPRAETVTVEYVSPEGERVASEFSGYVARVIQHELDHLDGVEFLSRMPSLETLTTVQNFVDFHRGKQE; this is encoded by the coding sequence ATGGCCCTCGCCAAGAGTGATCGCAGTTGGATTTCCGGCCTCGCGGGGGAAGGCATCGTCACCCTCGGTGACCCCCGTCTGAAGGCCCAGACCGTCGGGGTCGCCGACGTGGACGACGTGGCCGAACTGCTCACGATCCTGGTGGAGCGGCTGCGGTCCCTCAACGGGGCCGGGCTGTCCGCGCCACAGATCGGGGCGTCGGTGAAGGTCACCGTCGTGGAGGTCCGCAAGACCGACGTGTTCCCGGACCGGCCGGAGTTTCCCTTGCTCCAGATGGTCAACCCGGTGATCGTGGCCCGCTCCCAGACCAGCATCACGGACTGGGAGGGCTGCTTCGTCGTCCCCGGGCTGATGGGTCTGGTGCCGCGCGCGGAGACCGTGACCGTGGAGTACGTCTCCCCGGAGGGCGAGCGGGTCGCGAGCGAGTTCTCCGGGTACGTGGCCCGGGTGATCCAGCACGAGCTCGACCACCTCGACGGGGTCGAGTTCCTCAGTCGGATGCCGTCGCTGGAGACCCTGACGACGGTGCAGAACTTCGTGGACTTCCACCGGGGCAAGCAGGAGTGA
- a CDS encoding extracellular solute-binding protein, giving the protein MRRRALLAAGLAVTLLGVAACGDAGSGGSKGDGGTLKVWFQEDSVPDKIMKDLNDEFEKKHGVKVKYEMQYWTGIQQKLTKSFADGTGPDVFETGNTQNAAFAKAGALTDLTDKVADLGGQDWLPGLAESGRWDGKQYGVPFYASNRVVVYRKDMFDKAGVTPPKTQDEWLAVARKLQDTFGAADPAFQPLLLPGSYWFALAGFVWDQGGELAVRGPSGAWKGSLDTPQAKAGMRYYQDLFRYSKLAPDSTEDHPRSSDVFAQGKTAMMLSLPLYYKESIAADPSLDGRIGVFPIPGRTAEKTSSVFVGGSNIAVPKSSKNQALAYEYVKLITGEKWQTRLVQSAGNWYVPNKVSLGAAVANDPVMNIVVAAAKLGKVPPTDPRWAAVEEEPQIIRQYMIGVLKGGDIDALAAEASAEITRRMKE; this is encoded by the coding sequence GTGAGGCGCCGCGCGCTGCTGGCCGCCGGGCTGGCCGTCACCCTACTCGGCGTCGCGGCCTGCGGCGACGCGGGTTCCGGCGGGAGCAAGGGGGACGGTGGGACGCTGAAGGTCTGGTTCCAGGAGGACTCGGTCCCCGACAAGATCATGAAGGACCTGAACGACGAGTTCGAGAAGAAGCACGGCGTGAAGGTCAAGTACGAGATGCAGTACTGGACCGGCATCCAGCAGAAGCTCACCAAGTCGTTCGCGGACGGCACCGGGCCGGACGTGTTCGAGACCGGCAACACCCAGAACGCGGCGTTCGCCAAGGCCGGGGCCCTGACGGACCTGACAGACAAGGTCGCCGACCTGGGCGGACAGGACTGGCTGCCGGGGCTCGCGGAGTCGGGCAGGTGGGACGGCAAGCAGTACGGCGTGCCGTTCTACGCCTCGAACCGGGTCGTGGTGTACCGCAAGGACATGTTCGACAAGGCCGGCGTGACCCCGCCGAAAACCCAGGACGAGTGGCTGGCCGTCGCGAGGAAGCTCCAGGACACCTTCGGCGCGGCCGACCCGGCCTTCCAGCCGCTGCTGCTGCCCGGTTCCTACTGGTTCGCGCTGGCCGGTTTCGTCTGGGACCAGGGCGGCGAGCTGGCGGTGCGGGGCCCCTCCGGTGCGTGGAAGGGCTCCCTGGACACCCCGCAGGCCAAGGCCGGCATGCGGTACTACCAGGACCTGTTCCGGTACTCGAAGCTCGCCCCGGACAGCACCGAGGACCACCCGCGCAGCTCGGACGTGTTCGCGCAGGGCAAGACGGCGATGATGCTGTCACTGCCGCTGTACTACAAGGAGTCCATCGCCGCCGACCCGTCCCTGGACGGCAGGATCGGGGTGTTCCCGATCCCGGGCCGCACCGCCGAGAAGACCAGCTCGGTCTTCGTCGGCGGCTCGAACATCGCGGTGCCGAAGAGCTCGAAGAACCAGGCCCTGGCGTACGAGTACGTGAAGCTGATCACCGGGGAGAAGTGGCAGACCCGGCTCGTCCAGTCGGCCGGCAACTGGTACGTGCCCAACAAGGTGTCCCTCGGCGCGGCCGTCGCGAACGATCCCGTGATGAACATCGTGGTGGCCGCCGCCAAGCTCGGGAAGGTGCCGCCGACCGATCCGCGCTGGGCCGCCGTGGAGGAGGAGCCGCAGATCATCCGGCAGTACATGATCGGGGTGCTCAAGGGCGGCGACATCGACGCGCTAGCGGCGGAGGCGAGCGCGGAGATCACCCGGCGGATGAAGGAGTAG